The window ACCGCCAGCAAAGCCGTCCAGCGAAAGCATTACTACCCTTTGGTGCCGGGCATTACCCATATCCCGTATCCCTACTGTTACAGGTGTCCATATCATCTGGCGTATCCGGCATGCGAAATCGCCTGCGTAACCTGGCTCGAGGACACGCTGTTCAAGACCATTCTTCCGCCGGAGGAGGTGGCGGCCATCTTCGTGGAGCCGATACAGGGCGAGGGAGGGTACATCGTTCCTCCGCTCGAGTTCCACGGGAAGCTGCAGCGGGTGGCCCGGAACTACGATATTCTCTATGTGACCGACGAGGTGCAGTCCGGGATGGGACGCACCGGAAAGATGTTCGCCATGGAGCATTTCGGAGTGATTCCGGACATGATCGCCATAGCCAAGGGTGTGGCCTCCGGAATGCCTCTGGGAGCCATGCTGGCCGGGTCGGACATCATGGACTGGGCGGCGGGGTCTCATGCGTCCACGTTTGGCGGGAATCCGGTTTCCTGCGCAGCCGCTCTGGCAACCATCCGGTTACTCGAAGCCGGTCTCATGGCTAATGCTACGGCCATGGGAGAGCGACTTATGAACGGTTTACGGGAAATCCAGAAATCCGTTGAGTGTGCGGGTGACGTCCGGGGCATGGGACTTATGGTCGGCGTAGAACTCGTGAAGGATCGTGTTCGCAAGGAACGGGCGGTCGAGTGGCGCAACGGCGTGATTCAGACGGCCTTTCGAAAAGGGTTGCTTCTTTTGGGCTGCGGAGAGAACACCATCCGCTTTTGTCCGGCTCTCACGGTCAATTCGGAAGAGATCGACGTGTGTCTGACTATTTTTGAAGAGGCGCTTAAGGAAGTGGTTGGGTAAAAACGGCACAAACCATCAGGGGAAACATCATGAAAGGATTGTTTGACAGACTGGGTTTGTCCGAATCAGTCTCCGGAGTGGGCACCGGAACCTGGCTGCAGGGGTGCGGTCCCGCAGTTCAATCCGTCTGTCCGATCGACGGCCAGCCCATGGGCCTGGTGCGGCAGGCATCCGAAGAGGAATACGAGAGCGTGGTAAAAGCGGCTCGCGAAGCGTTCGAATACTGGAAAAACCTGCCCGCGCCCAAGCGCGGCGACATCATACGGCAGATCGGCGAGAGAGTCAGAAGTCGAAAGTCCGATCTGGGGGCGCTCGTCAGTCTGGAGGTGGGTAAAATCCGGGCGGAAGGCAATGGGGAAGTCCAGGAAATGATCGATATATGCGACTTCTCCGTGGGACAATCGAGGATGTTGTATGGGTTCACCATGCATAGCGAACGTCCCGGCCATCGCATGTATGAACAATGGCATCCGCTGGGGCCCGTTGGAGTTATTACGGCCTTCAATTTTCCGGTGGCCGTATGGGCCTGGAATGCAATGATCGCCCTGGCCGCCGGGAACACGGTCATCTGGAAGCCTTCCAGTAAAGCGCCCTTATGCGCGGTAGCGTTAATGAACATTACTTCCGAGGTATTCAAGAAGAATGGATTGCCGGACGGCATTCTGAACCTGATCGTCGGCCCTCGAGATACCATAGGAGAACGTCTGATATCGGACCGGCGCATCCCCCTGATTTCAGCCACGGGAAGCGTTCCAATGGGCCGGCGCATTGCGAGCACCGTGGCTTCCCGCCTGGGAAAAACCATACTCGAACTCGGAGGAAACAACGCGGTTATCGTGACTCCGAGCGCGGACCTGGACTTGGCCGTGCGTGCGGTGCTGTTCGGAGCAGTGGGTACGGCCGGACAGAGGTGCACCACCACACGAAGGGCCATCGTGCACAAGGATGTGTTCGAAGCGTTCTCGAAAGCCCTCGAACATGCCTATCGGCAGGTGCCTATCGGAAATCCGCTGGACGAAGGCATCCTCATGGGGCCGTTGATCGAGCGTGAAGCCCTGGTTGCCATGCAAAACGCCCTCGAGACGATCGAACGTCAGGGGGGACGGGTGCTGTATGGGGGAGAGGAATTGAGCGGCGACGCCTATAAGGGTGGAGCCTATGTCACACCCTGCATTTGCGAGGCCGGACCGGATCTCCCGATCCTGAAGGAAGAGGTATTCGCTCCGATTTTGTACCTCATACCGTACGAAACCTTGGAAGAGGCCATTCACATTCATAACAACGTGCCCCAGGGCCTGTCTTCGGCCATTTTCACCAATGATCTCAGGGAATCCGAACGGTTCCTGAGCCACCTTGGAAGCGACTGCGGTATCGCCAACGTGAACGTCGGTACTTCCGGCGCTGAAATCGGCGGGGCCTTCGGTGGGGAGAAAGATACCGGTGGGGGACGGGAATCGGGCTCCGACGCCTGGAAAGCCTACATGCGCCGTCAAACCAACACGATCAACTGGTCCGGGGAATTGCCTCTGGCTCAGGGTATACGATTCGAGGTTTCATGACGTAATGGGACTCAGGTTCATAGACGGGAACGAGGCCGTTGTTCTGGGCGCTTTGTATGCGGGGTGTCGGTTCTTTGCCGGGTATCCCATCACTCCGGCGAGCTCGATACTCGAAGGCATGGTCGAGGCGCTACCACCTTTGGGAGGCATTGCCGTCCAGGGGGAAGACGAGATCGCTTCCATCGGATACTGTCTGGGAGCCTCGATGGCGGGCATGAAGGCCATGACGGCCACGTCGGGTCCAGGCATCAGTTTGTACAGCGAAAACATCTCGTTTGCCATAGGCAGCGAAATTCCCATTGTGATTGTTAACGTGATGCGACAAGGACCATCCACCGGATCGGCAACCAGGGCTGCGGACGGCGATATTCAATTTATGCGCTGGGGACAAAGCGGCGGTCTGCCCGTCATTGTCCTGGCTCCCGCGGATGCGCACGATTGTTTCACTCTGACCGTTCACGCGTTTAACCTTGCGGAACGATTTCGATGTCCGGTGTTTCTGGCGTCCAACAAGGAAATCGGTCTGACCCGGGAAACGGTTCAAATGGAGCGTCTGGAAAGACCCGAAGTGCTGAATAGAACCCGGCACACGTCCGGCGACTTCGTTCCGTTCGCGGTTCATTCCGGCCGAGATGTACCGGATTTCCTCCCTATAGGGGGCGCCGTACCGGTCCGTCAGACATCCTCGACTCACGGGAAAGACGGCTACATAACGGTGGATCCGGAAGAGATTCAGGCCTCCATGGAGCGACTCAAGAAGAAAGTGGAGTCCCAGGTGGATGCCTTCACGTTCTTCGATCTGGAGCAGCGGGAACGCTCGAAGACTCTGGTCATCACCTATGGAGCAACGAGTCGGGCTGTTCGCGCGGCTTGCAGGCGTCTGGACGATCGAGGCATTCCCGTTTCGCTCCTCGTACTTAAGACGCTCTGGCCCGTACCGGAACGGTTGATCGCCCGAGTAGCGAAGGAAAACGAAGGTCGAATCCTCGTCGTGGAAATGAATCTGGGTCAGTACGTTTCTGAAATCCAAAGGATAGTGTGCGACAGGAAGGTGGACTTTCTTGGAAGAATGTGCGGCCGGTTGATTTCTCCGGACGAGATTATGTGGGAACTATTGGATGAATAGTCTGATCAATCAAAGCCGACCGCCCATGTTCTGTCCGGGTTGCTCCCACGACCGGAGCGTGCGGGCTCTGGACAGGGCCCTGGGAAATCTTCAGGTGGGACCTGCTGACGTGGCTATCGTGTCCGACATAGGGTGTTCGGGCCTTTTTGACGTGTTTTTCAGCACCCATGCGTTTCACGGACTGCACGGAAGAGCTCTGACCTATGCTGCGGGCATCAAGCTTGCTCAACCCGGTCTGAAGGTAGTGGTCACCATGGGAGACGGAGGATTGGGCATCGGAGGCGCCCACCTGTTGGCGGCCTGCCGCCGGAACCTGGATCTGACTCTCCTGGTGTTGAACAATTTTAATTTCGGTATGACCGGCGGCCAATTTTCGTGCACCACGCCTCCGGAAGCCGGCGTTGGGCCGGGTTTCTTGAACTGTGTCGAGCGCCCCATGGATGTCGGTTCCGTTGCCGTGGCGGCGGGCGCGCCTTACGTTACGAGATGTTCGGTGCACGAGAAAGATCTGGCCGCTAAGATACAAGCGGCAATAGAGTTTGAAGGGTTCTCTCTGGTGGATATATGGGGCGGCTGTCCCGGACGATACATGAAGCGGAATCCCGCTTCACCCGAACATCTCGAAGCCCGGTTGAAGGAACTCCCGCCGCTCGATGGCCCGGTGTCCAAAAATTCCAGGCAGGAATACGGACGCCGGTACCGCGAATATTGCGGTTCAGCCGAGTTTACTTTGGACACTCGGGGGATTGAGCCGAGAGCCGTCCGTCCGTTTTCGGGCCGCCGCGAATTCGTGTTTCTAGGCGCGGCGGGCGATCGTATTCAATCCGCCGGATCATTACTGGCCTCCGCGGCCATGCACGCGGGTCTTCATGCAGCCCAGAAAAACGAGTACAACATTACGGTCTTGCGCGGGCCATCCGTTTCGGAAGTGATCCTTTCCACGGAAGCCATCGATTACACTGGGATAGAGTGTCCCGATGTCGTGGTGGTGCTGGCCGAGGAAGGTTTGGGGCGAAGAAAAGATGTCATCGAAAAGATCTCCCCGCCGTGCCGGGTGATCAGGGACTCGAGTGTGGAGATGAACCTGCCCGGGGAACAGGCTCACGTTCTGGACGTGAACTTCAAAGCCTATGGCATAAAGAAAGAAGAAAAGGCTTTATCGGCGTTGTTTCTGATGGCCCGGTTGGGAGACATGGTAACGAACGAGATGCTCGATATGGCGCTCTCGGAGGAGTATAGCGGAGCCCGACTCGAGAGTGCTAAAGACCTTCGGAATCGAACCTCCGACATTCCGTTGCAGCTATCGTGAAATCGATTATGGGTGTTGCCGTCGGACTTCCAGCGTTTGCCGAAGCAGTTGCTCGATCTTCTGGGCTACGGCGTCGGGTGTGAAGTTTTCGGCCAGCAAAAGAGCCGCCCGGCCCATGGCCCGTTCTTTTGCCGGATCGCTGAGTATTTCCATGACGGCACGGGCCAGATCTTCCGGAGCATTTGTCGGGACTACGATGCCGGATCGGTATTTCTCGACCCAGTGGGAGATACCCGAGTTACGGGTAACCACGCTGGGAGTAAGCACGCATCCGGCCTCGGGAACGACCATGTTCAGCATGTCGATGTAGGACGCGACCACGTTGATGTTGGCGCCGGCGAGCAACGTTTGCATGTCTTGATTGGGGAAGTGACCGGTGAAGGTGATTTTGTCGGCCATACCGAGATCCGTCGTCAAACGCTGAAGATAGTCTCCGTACTCCCCCAATCCGGAAATGTGACGGGATTTGCCCGCAATGATGAATCGTACGTCTTCTCCATACTCCTGTCGAACACGGGCGGCCGCCCTGATGAACACGTCGAGACCCTTCACCGGATCCAGGCGGCAGGCGGACACGATCAATCTGTCTTCCGAAAAGAAAAACCGCTTCCTCAGTTCGGACTGCAGCCTCTGTTTCCGTTGAAGAATCTCGTTCTCTGAAAACGACGGCGTGTACCCCAAATTTACGGGCACGACTACTATCCCGGCGACTTTGGTCGACTGCTTCAAGATCCGGTCGGCGGCCAGGAAGGAATTGGCTCGTATGATCGTGGCGCTTCGGAACGCTTTTCGTATGCATCCGAGAACGAAACGAGACCGCTGTCTTTTATACGGATACTCGACAGTATCCAATCCCCAATGAGAATGAAGAGACAGCATCCACTTGGAGGGATATCGCCGGGCCGCCAGCGACATCAGGATTCCATACGGGTAAGGATCGTCCACCAAATGCACGTCCACATCTTGATGAGAGCGCAGAAAACGAGACAGCGACCATAGATCGGAGGCGAATTTTCTTTCTTCGGCGTGAGGCTTGAGCGCCTTGTCCAAAAGGTATAAGGCAGGGAAACGCCTTTCCAGTGGTATTCCGTAGGTATGGATCCCGTTTTCCGAACCGAAATGGACACCATGCCGAAGATCAGGCTTTGGAGAAAATACGGTCACATGATGGCCCCTTTGGACAAACGCCTCCGCTAAGGCCCTTGGTACATTCGTTTCTTCGGCGCCGGCCCAGAAATCCCGGGTGATATAACTGAGGTTCATAGGCGTTGAAGGCGTATCGTTTAGGGTCCGTCTGTGCATTCCGCATCGGGACGGTGAAAGCCTTTTGAACAGAGAATCTCCATATACAGATCGTGGAGGCGACTCGTATGATCAGAGGTTGAAAAGAGCTTCTCTACGTGTTTTCTGGCATTTTCCACCATGACTCGTGTGCGATCCGGTTGCTCCAATACCGATTCCACGGCTTCACGAATCGCTTGAGGCTGCCCCGGCGGGATCAGATAGCCCGTCTCGCCGTCAATGACCAACTCGCCCACGCCGCCCACGTCCGTTCCGACCACGGGAACACCGGCGGCCATAGCCTCCCCAATCACCAGGGGCAAGCCTTCCCAGAGAGACGGCAAGACGAACACATCCATGGCGCTCATCAGTTCAGGAACCTGATGGCTGGTGCCGGTGAAAACAACGCGTTCTTCGATTGCCAGATCCCGGGCCTTTTCCACCAACCACTGTTTCAGGGGGCCGTCTCCCACGAGCAAGAGCCGAAGGTTGGGGTAAGATTCGGACATCAATTGGATGGCTTCGAATAAAAACCCATGGCCTTTTTGCTTTGCCAATCGGGCCACCCACCCCACGACGATGTCCGTATCATTGATGCCGTATGCTCGCCGAACGGCTTGCCGGTCGTATGGTTCTTGAAACGCCTTGAGGTCGATGGTGTTGTGTAACACCTGTATCTTCTCCGGAGGCAGCCGGTCGAATCGTATCAAATCGTTTTTCACCGAACTGGACACGGCAATGATCCTGTCGGTAATGTGCCCCAGCATGCGATTGATCAGATGAATTCTCGGACGGCGACGTACATATACGTTATGAAACGTGGCCACCACACACGGTACTCCGCAACGCCAGGCGGCCAGACGCCCGTATCTGCCTCCGTCGTAAAGGTGTGTGTGGACGACCTGAATCCGCTCCCGCAGCATGAGGTCTTTTAGAATACGAATCATTTGCAGATCGAATCGCTTGTGTTTCATGCGATTCAAGGCCACCACGGGAACTCCCGAAGCTTCAATCTGCTCGCCCATGGGCCCCTTCTTGCTGAGGCAACAAACCATGGGCTGGAATCGACGGGTATCCATCCCCTGCAGTTCGGAATACAGCAGCTTTTCCGCGCCTCCTACCGGCAAGGCGGCGAACACGTACATGACCCGGATACGATCCGGCTCGTGGGGGAACGATGGTTCATTCCAATGTACGTCGGGCGCCTCGGCGGGAAGAGAGCTAGTCGGCAGAAGACAATAGGACACACCCAAGAAAACCCAGAACAGGTTTAGTGGGATATCCACAAACAGGTCGTCGGCAAGATGCCTGAAAAAAAAGCTCACAGCCATTACGAACACGGCGTAATGAAAGTACCTTGCGAATACGCTTCTTTCTTCGGCAGCCGGCTTCGGCCACCATGTCCGGAGGATCCGATAGAACAGAAAAAGCAAAGCCACGAGGCCTAGGATGCCCATCTGCAAGGGAGCATTCAGATAAAGATTGTGTGCATGCCACATGGTTACCAGATACTTATCCACGAACTCCGGATACGCTTTCCCGAACGAGTGCCTCCCGAAGCCGATTCCCTTGAACGGATGCTTTGCGATTTTTTCCAGGGAAAACGTGTACAGAATCACACGTGCATGGGTGGAGCTTTTCACCGTGGACATACTCAAATCGTGGCGCCAGAATTGCTTTGGCACGGCCAACGTTAGAGCGATAACGCCCAGGCTGATCAGCAGCAGGACTCGTTTTCGAGGGAACATCACAAATGCGATGAGGATCAACTGCAATAAAAAGACAATCCCGACCCATCGCACGTGCGTAATGTAAACGGAGAAGCCGAGAGCTCCCGCGCCCAGCAGCGAAGGCAGAATCGTGTACCATTTCCTCTTTATTAGGGACAACATCAGGAAGAAAGGCGAAATCATGATGAGCATGGTGCCGTAGTACTGGAAATCATGAAAGAACGATTCGGCCCGATAAGGCACCACACTGACGAGGGACCCGTCGTGCCCGAAGAAGTCGAATATCCCGTACGCCATCACTACGATTCCTATACCTAACAAGGCGCAGCATACGGGAATCACCTCCCGTTCAGAACGGAGGCTGTTCACAAGGAGATAGAAAAGCAAAACGTTTCGAAAGATTTCGCCACGAATTTCCACGAAGGAATAGGCGGGATCCGTAGCGGACAGCAGCGAGAGCAGAGCCGCCAGTGTGTAAAGCAATAGAGGAAGATCGAGTGGCGTCGAGCGAAGCGACAGGGTGCGTCTTTTCACGGATTCTATAATCAACAGGACTGCAAGTCCTCCAAGACACAGGTCTCGCAAGAACGTCATGTCGATCAGTAGCGTCACCATCAACGTGGAAGCGAAAACCACCCTTCCAACGGACAGGACCGGATTTAAACCGGCCAAACGGCCGGATACATCTGTGCTCAAGGGAACTCTCCCCGAGAATGTTGCGACGGGTTTCTTCGTGCCTGAAGCGGACCCGCTAGGAGACAGGCTTGGCTTGGTCAATGAGCATGATCGGGATGTCGTCTTTGATTTCATACAGGAGCTTACACGTCGGGCAAAGCAGCCCGTTTCCCGATTCCGTCAAAGTCAGCGGTCCCTTGCACTTGGGGCACGCGAGGATTTCAAGCAATTCCTTACGGATAGCCATGACGTGTTCCTTATCATGCGTTGATATGGTCGAATCCGTGGTCCGTTATGCCTGTAGGTTGCGAAAAGTTCAGGGCGTAAGAAGCCGCACGCGTGCGTCTGTTTTATCCGGCATCGGCATGGGGGGGATTAAGTCTCGAATCCGGATGAAGCATCCCGATGGCGTCCCATGGCTCGGACAGGCGCCCCAAAACCGTATTCAACATCAGACAACGTTCAACGATGATCTAAAATGCTCTGATACACCGCTTCCGTCTTCCCGATCATGCCGCTGAAGGTCCATTTTTCCAGCGCTGCTTCGCGGGCGGCCTTGGCCATCCCGGCGGCCTCTTCCGGACGACTGAAAACAGAATACACTGCTTCCGCCAGGGATTTCGGATCATTGGGCGGGACCAGAAATCCGGTGCGCCCTTGGTCAATAACTTCGGCCAGCCCCCCGGCCGAGGAAGCGATCGCCGGCACGCCTGCAAGCATGGCCTGCGGGATCACCTGCGAAGTGGCCTCGTTCTGGGTGGAAGGAAGAGCGAACACGTTCATGGCTCCCAGGAGTTCGGGCACATCTTTCCTGAAACCGGTGAATATGACCCTGGACTCGAGTCCAAGGTCACGAGTCCGGTTCACCAGTGTTTCCCTGTATGGGCCGTCACCGACGATCATGACTTTCAAGTTGGGAATCCGCCCGAGGAGTTGCTTGGAGGCCTCCAAAAGAATTTCATGACCTTTCCAGCTTCTGAGGATGGCAACGATTCCCAATACAAAATCATCGGGCGAAAGGCCAAACTCTCTTCGCACCGGCTCCGCATCCGAAACCGGACGAAACCGACGTTCATCCACTCCGGCAGGTACGGAGACAATGCGCGCCGGATTGAACCGATTTTTCCGGATCATCCGATCCTTAATGACCTGGCCGCTGGTAATTACGCGGTCCGCCAATCCCATGTACAGCAGTCTCGAGAATACGCTCTTGCTTATGGGCGCGGAAAGATGCCGGCTACGCACGACCGGAACGCCGGCCAGTCTGCCGGCCAAGGACGCATTCCAACTATCGACCGAGCTGTGTGTATGGACCAGGTCCACATGATGCTTCTTCAGGAAGCGGGCTAGAAGAAGAACAGTGCGTACATCCAGTGGGGACAGAAAAGGGAACGGATGAACCGTGATGCCGTGCTCCTTTGCCGCTTTCATGATTCGACTGCCGGACTTGCAAGCTATTTCCATGCGGTAGCCCTTATCGATGAAAGCTCGGCACTCGGCGATAATGCGTATTTCCTGGCCGCCCCAGCCACGGGACCATTCGGTGTGCAGTATTTTCACGATGGGTTTCATTGGGATGTCAAGGTCTCCGTGACGGCCCGAAATACCTGCTCGGGAGTGATGAGGTTCATGCAAGATCCGTGATCGCAGGTTCGCTTGAAGCAGGGACGGCATTCCACATCCGAGCACACGACACGATGCGCTGCTCCGTAAGGCCCCGTGCGATCAGGGTCCGTGGGCCCGAACAAGGCTACTACAGGCGTCCCGACGCTCGCCGCCACATGCATCGGACCGGTGTCCGTGCTCAGGACTAGACGACTCCTGCCGTACAGGCAGGCCAACTCCCTCAAATTGGTCCGTCCGCACAGATTCATTGCGTTCTTTTTCATCTCCGAGCGAATGGCATCCACGTAGGTTCGATCTTCAAGACCTCCCGTGAAGGCCAAAACGACGTCCAGTTCCTCCATTAGAATGTCCGCCAGGCGGGCGAAAGATGTTTGGCTCCATAGTTTAGTATGCCACTTGGCTACAGGATTCAAGGAGATTAGATCTTTGTTTCCGGGATTCGCTTCCTGAACGATCATCGACACCCGTTCTTCGTCTTCACGATGAATGGGTATGGAAAATTCGGGCTTCCCCGGATCGTATCCAAGGTATCGAATAAAATCCAGATACCTGTCCACCGCGTGAAGACGGAAGTTTTCCGGCCCGATGGTCTCCGTAAGGGAAAACCCGGTGAGTTCTTTCGTGCCGCTCCATCCGATTTTTCGCTTACCTCTTACCCATCGGGTCCAGACCGCGCTTTTATACAGTCCCTGCAAGTCCAAGACAAGATCAAACCGCTGTTCGCGCAACCTCGTTGCGAAGCGCCATGCTTCCAGCAAGGCTTTTCGACGCCCCTTTCCGATATCGGAAAGCCAAGACTTTCTGTGAGAGATCCAGAGGCGATCCAATAG is drawn from Deltaproteobacteria bacterium and contains these coding sequences:
- a CDS encoding acetyl ornithine aminotransferase family protein, with protein sequence MRYPDIKTMLPGPRAAALIDTDRRVVSPSYTRTYPLVVEQGEGLWVRDVDGNTFLDFTAGIAVCSTGHCHPEVVQAIKNQADRLLHMSGTDFYYPPQIRLAETFDRLAPWPGRGCKVYFGNSGAEAVEAAFKLARWHTRRELNIAFFGAFHGRTMGALSLTASKAVQRKHYYPLVPGITHIPYPYCYRCPYHLAYPACEIACVTWLEDTLFKTILPPEEVAAIFVEPIQGEGGYIVPPLEFHGKLQRVARNYDILYVTDEVQSGMGRTGKMFAMEHFGVIPDMIAIAKGVASGMPLGAMLAGSDIMDWAAGSHASTFGGNPVSCAAALATIRLLEAGLMANATAMGERLMNGLREIQKSVECAGDVRGMGLMVGVELVKDRVRKERAVEWRNGVIQTAFRKGLLLLGCGENTIRFCPALTVNSEEIDVCLTIFEEALKEVVG
- a CDS encoding aldehyde dehydrogenase family protein, translated to MKGLFDRLGLSESVSGVGTGTWLQGCGPAVQSVCPIDGQPMGLVRQASEEEYESVVKAAREAFEYWKNLPAPKRGDIIRQIGERVRSRKSDLGALVSLEVGKIRAEGNGEVQEMIDICDFSVGQSRMLYGFTMHSERPGHRMYEQWHPLGPVGVITAFNFPVAVWAWNAMIALAAGNTVIWKPSSKAPLCAVALMNITSEVFKKNGLPDGILNLIVGPRDTIGERLISDRRIPLISATGSVPMGRRIASTVASRLGKTILELGGNNAVIVTPSADLDLAVRAVLFGAVGTAGQRCTTTRRAIVHKDVFEAFSKALEHAYRQVPIGNPLDEGILMGPLIEREALVAMQNALETIERQGGRVLYGGEELSGDAYKGGAYVTPCICEAGPDLPILKEEVFAPILYLIPYETLEEAIHIHNNVPQGLSSAIFTNDLRESERFLSHLGSDCGIANVNVGTSGAEIGGAFGGEKDTGGGRESGSDAWKAYMRRQTNTINWSGELPLAQGIRFEVS
- a CDS encoding pyruvate flavodoxin/ferredoxin oxidoreductase, with translation MGLRFIDGNEAVVLGALYAGCRFFAGYPITPASSILEGMVEALPPLGGIAVQGEDEIASIGYCLGASMAGMKAMTATSGPGISLYSENISFAIGSEIPIVIVNVMRQGPSTGSATRAADGDIQFMRWGQSGGLPVIVLAPADAHDCFTLTVHAFNLAERFRCPVFLASNKEIGLTRETVQMERLERPEVLNRTRHTSGDFVPFAVHSGRDVPDFLPIGGAVPVRQTSSTHGKDGYITVDPEEIQASMERLKKKVESQVDAFTFFDLEQRERSKTLVITYGATSRAVRAACRRLDDRGIPVSLLVLKTLWPVPERLIARVAKENEGRILVVEMNLGQYVSEIQRIVCDRKVDFLGRMCGRLISPDEIMWELLDE
- a CDS encoding 2-oxoacid:acceptor oxidoreductase family protein; this encodes MNSLINQSRPPMFCPGCSHDRSVRALDRALGNLQVGPADVAIVSDIGCSGLFDVFFSTHAFHGLHGRALTYAAGIKLAQPGLKVVVTMGDGGLGIGGAHLLAACRRNLDLTLLVLNNFNFGMTGGQFSCTTPPEAGVGPGFLNCVERPMDVGSVAVAAGAPYVTRCSVHEKDLAAKIQAAIEFEGFSLVDIWGGCPGRYMKRNPASPEHLEARLKELPPLDGPVSKNSRQEYGRRYREYCGSAEFTLDTRGIEPRAVRPFSGRREFVFLGAAGDRIQSAGSLLASAAMHAGLHAAQKNEYNITVLRGPSVSEVILSTEAIDYTGIECPDVVVVLAEEGLGRRKDVIEKISPPCRVIRDSSVEMNLPGEQAHVLDVNFKAYGIKKEEKALSALFLMARLGDMVTNEMLDMALSEEYSGARLESAKDLRNRTSDIPLQLS
- a CDS encoding glycosyltransferase family 4 protein, whose protein sequence is MNLSYITRDFWAGAEETNVPRALAEAFVQRGHHVTVFSPKPDLRHGVHFGSENGIHTYGIPLERRFPALYLLDKALKPHAEERKFASDLWSLSRFLRSHQDVDVHLVDDPYPYGILMSLAARRYPSKWMLSLHSHWGLDTVEYPYKRQRSRFVLGCIRKAFRSATIIRANSFLAADRILKQSTKVAGIVVVPVNLGYTPSFSENEILQRKQRLQSELRKRFFFSEDRLIVSACRLDPVKGLDVFIRAAARVRQEYGEDVRFIIAGKSRHISGLGEYGDYLQRLTTDLGMADKITFTGHFPNQDMQTLLAGANINVVASYIDMLNMVVPEAGCVLTPSVVTRNSGISHWVEKYRSGIVVPTNAPEDLARAVMEILSDPAKERAMGRAALLLAENFTPDAVAQKIEQLLRQTLEVRRQHP
- a CDS encoding glycosyltransferase → MSTDVSGRLAGLNPVLSVGRVVFASTLMVTLLIDMTFLRDLCLGGLAVLLIIESVKRRTLSLRSTPLDLPLLLYTLAALLSLLSATDPAYSFVEIRGEIFRNVLLFYLLVNSLRSEREVIPVCCALLGIGIVVMAYGIFDFFGHDGSLVSVVPYRAESFFHDFQYYGTMLIMISPFFLMLSLIKRKWYTILPSLLGAGALGFSVYITHVRWVGIVFLLQLILIAFVMFPRKRVLLLISLGVIALTLAVPKQFWRHDLSMSTVKSSTHARVILYTFSLEKIAKHPFKGIGFGRHSFGKAYPEFVDKYLVTMWHAHNLYLNAPLQMGILGLVALLFLFYRILRTWWPKPAAEERSVFARYFHYAVFVMAVSFFFRHLADDLFVDIPLNLFWVFLGVSYCLLPTSSLPAEAPDVHWNEPSFPHEPDRIRVMYVFAALPVGGAEKLLYSELQGMDTRRFQPMVCCLSKKGPMGEQIEASGVPVVALNRMKHKRFDLQMIRILKDLMLRERIQVVHTHLYDGGRYGRLAAWRCGVPCVVATFHNVYVRRRPRIHLINRMLGHITDRIIAVSSSVKNDLIRFDRLPPEKIQVLHNTIDLKAFQEPYDRQAVRRAYGINDTDIVVGWVARLAKQKGHGFLFEAIQLMSESYPNLRLLLVGDGPLKQWLVEKARDLAIEERVVFTGTSHQVPELMSAMDVFVLPSLWEGLPLVIGEAMAAGVPVVGTDVGGVGELVIDGETGYLIPPGQPQAIREAVESVLEQPDRTRVMVENARKHVEKLFSTSDHTSRLHDLYMEILCSKGFHRPDAECTDGP
- a CDS encoding Trm112 family protein: MAIRKELLEILACPKCKGPLTLTESGNGLLCPTCKLLYEIKDDIPIMLIDQAKPVS
- a CDS encoding glycosyltransferase family 4 protein; this encodes MKPIVKILHTEWSRGWGGQEIRIIAECRAFIDKGYRMEIACKSGSRIMKAAKEHGITVHPFPFLSPLDVRTVLLLARFLKKHHVDLVHTHSSVDSWNASLAGRLAGVPVVRSRHLSAPISKSVFSRLLYMGLADRVITSGQVIKDRMIRKNRFNPARIVSVPAGVDERRFRPVSDAEPVRREFGLSPDDFVLGIVAILRSWKGHEILLEASKQLLGRIPNLKVMIVGDGPYRETLVNRTRDLGLESRVIFTGFRKDVPELLGAMNVFALPSTQNEATSQVIPQAMLAGVPAIASSAGGLAEVIDQGRTGFLVPPNDPKSLAEAVYSVFSRPEEAAGMAKAAREAALEKWTFSGMIGKTEAVYQSILDHR
- the waaF gene encoding lipopolysaccharide heptosyltransferase II — its product is MVKLSAVGDVVHCLPVLAALKRHLPNSRIEWLVEESAAELLQGHPLLDRLWISHRKSWLSDIGKGRRKALLEAWRFATRLREQRFDLVLDLQGLYKSAVWTRWVRGKRKIGWSGTKELTGFSLTETIGPENFRLHAVDRYLDFIRYLGYDPGKPEFSIPIHREDEERVSMIVQEANPGNKDLISLNPVAKWHTKLWSQTSFARLADILMEELDVVLAFTGGLEDRTYVDAIRSEMKKNAMNLCGRTNLRELACLYGRSRLVLSTDTGPMHVAASVGTPVVALFGPTDPDRTGPYGAAHRVVCSDVECRPCFKRTCDHGSCMNLITPEQVFRAVTETLTSQ